One window from the genome of Clarias gariepinus isolate MV-2021 ecotype Netherlands chromosome 15, CGAR_prim_01v2, whole genome shotgun sequence encodes:
- the rpl36 gene encoding 60S ribosomal protein L36, whose protein sequence is MPIRYPMAVGLKKGHPVTKNVIKPRHSRRRGRLTKHSKFVRDMIREVCGFAPYERRAMELLKVSKDKRALKFIKKRVGTHIRAKRKREELSNILAAMRKAAAKKE, encoded by the exons ATGCCTATTCGGTATCCTATGGCAGTTGGCCTTAAAAAAGGCCATCCAGTAACCAAGAATGTGATCAAGCCCAGGCACAGCCGCAGGAGAGGG CGCTTGACCAAACACAGTAAGTTTGTTCGCGACATGATTCGCGAGGTGTGTGGCTTTGCCCCCTATGAAAGGCGTGCCATGGAGttgctgaaggtgtccaaagACAAGCGTGCCCTCAAGTTCATTAAGAAAAGG GTGGGAACTCACATCCGTGCCAAGAGAAAGAGGGAAGAGCTCAGCAACATTCTGGCTGCAATGAGAAAGGCTGCTGCCAAGAAGGAGTAA
- the lmnb2 gene encoding lamin-B2, translating to MATATPSRAAAETGRATGASTPLSPTRISRLQEKEELRHLNDRLAVYIDRVRSLELENDRLSLKVSEKEEVTTREVTGIKSMYEAELADARRVVDETARERAKLQIDLGKVSSELEEVTKGYKKKDGDLASAQARIKELESQYNQSEATLTTSLSENAALAAEIADLKNQLIKVEHAHGVAKKQLETETLLRVDLENRCQSLSEELQFRKSMFEEEVRETRQRHEKRMVEVDSGAKQEYEYKLAKALKDLRKEHEDQVNFYKTELEQTFQAKFENAKVSSDLNDKAVNTAREELQEARVRIEGLTFQLSALQKQAVAAEERMRDLEDLLNSERDKHRRIIDGKEREMAEMRDRMQMQLNEYQELLDVKLALDMEINAYRKLLEGEEDRLKLSPSPPSGVTVSRSVATTSSSSRSFRAKRKRVEVEGETSRAPSYRVSQHAEATGLISIEELDLEGKGVTLKNASNKDQSLGNWRLKRSVGEGEEITYKFSPKFVLKAGQTVTVWAADAGVAHSPPSHLLWKAQSSWGSGDESVTLLVNSDGEEVAKRIVTKIVVEMENGDDENGDFGNEDLFHQQGDPKHGSRECAVM from the exons ATGGCGACCGCAACCCCGAGCCGCGCTGCTGCCGAAACTGGCCGGGCGACTGGCGCTTCGACTCCGCTGTCGCCGACCCGCATTTCCCGCTTACAGGAGAAGGAGGAACTGCGGCACCTGAACGACAGACTTGCCGTGTATATCGACCGCGTCCGGTCCCTGGAGCTGGAGAACGACAGGCTCTCGCTGAAGGTCTCGGAGAAAGAGGAGGTCACAACAAGAGAG GTCACTGGGATTAAATCAATGTATGAGGCAGAACTGGCGGATGCTAGACGTGTCGTTGACGAGACcgcaagagagagagcaaaactCCAGATTGATTTGGGCAAGGTCAGCTCTGAGCTTGAGGAGGTCACTAAGGG CTATAAGAAGAAGGATGGTGACCTGGCTTCAGCTCAGGCTCGTATCAAGGAGCTGGAGTCTCAGTATAACCAGAGCGAAGCAACTCTCACTACATCTCTCAGTGAGAATGCAGCACTTGCTGCAGAGATTGCTGACCTAAAGAACCAGCTCATCAAA GTTGAACATGCTCATGGCGTTGCCAAAAAGCAGCTGGAGACTGAGACACTGTTGCGAGTGGATTTGGAGAACCGCTGCCAAAGCCTGAGTGAAGAACTGCAGTTTAGAAAGAGCATGTTCGAGGAG GAGGTGCGTGAAACAAGACAGCGCCATGAGAAGCGAATGGTGGAGGTGGACAGCGGTGCTAAGCAGGAGTATGAATATAAACTAGCCAAGGCTCTGAAGGACCTCCGCAAAGAACATGAGGATCAGGTCAACTTTTACAAGACTGAGCTTGAGCAAACCTTCCAGGCTAAG TTCGAGAATGCCAAGGTGTCGTCTGACCTCAATGATAAGGCAGTGAACACAGCACGGGAGGAGCTGCAGGAGGCTCGTGTCAGAATTGAAGGACTGACCTTTCAACTCTCTGCACTTCAGAAACAG GCAGTGGCAGCAGAAGAACGTATGCGTGATCTGGAGGACTTGCTAAACAGCGAGCGTGATAAACACCGCAGAATAATAGACGGCAAGGAACGGGAGATGGCTGAGATGAGGGACCGCATGCAGATGCAGCTCAATGAGTATCAAGAGCTGCTGGATGTGAAGCTGGCCCTGGACATGGAGATCAATGCCTACAGGAAGCTGCTGGAGGGAGAGGAGGATAG GCTGAAGCTGTCCCCCAGCCCCCCCTCAGGGGTCACTGTTTCCCGaagtgtggccactaccagcagTTCCTCCCGCTCTTTCCGTGCCAAGAGGAAACGTGTGGAGGTGGAGGGTGAGACCTCCAGGGCTCCCAGTTATCGTGTGAGCCAGCATGCTGAGGCAACAGGCTTAATCAGTATTGAGGAGCTTGACCTCGAAGGCAAGGGTGTTACTCTCAAAAATGCTTCCAATAAG GATCAGTCTCTGGGTAACTGGCGGCTAAAGAGGAGTGTTGGAGAAGGAGAAGAGATTACTTACAAATTCAGCCCTAAGTTTGTTCTTAAAGCAGGACAGACGGTTACA GTGTGGGCTGCAGATGCAGGCGTGGCTCACAGTCCTCCCTCACACCTCCTGTGGAAGGCTCAGAGCAGCTGGGGCAGTGGAGATGAATCAGTCACTCTTTTGGTCAATTCAGATGGAGAG GAGGTGGCAAAGCGAATCGTCACCAAAATTGTGGTAGAGATGGAGAATGGAGATGATGAAAATGGAGATTTCGGAAATGAGGATCTCTTTCATCAGCAG GGCGATCCGAAGCACGGATCCAGGGAATGTGCCGTCATGTGA